TTGGTGGGAGCCACCCCCACCGCGACCGCGGCCCCCACGATCACACGCCTGCTCGGTGGGGATGCAGGGTATGTGTCGGTTTCGTTTCTGGGATCCAATCTGCTGGCCATGATCCTGATTCCCGCGATCCTCGCCCTGATGGGCTCTCCCCTACCCCACGGCGCGGTGAGATTCTTCCTGGAAAACATCGCGATCGTGGCTTGCCCGTTGGCGCTCGCCGCCATTTTGCATCGAGCCCGGGTCGCCTCCAGGATCGCACCCCATCTGGCCAGGGTGATTTTTCCGCTTTGGCTGGTGGCCCTGGTGCTCGCCTCCGCCAAGACCTCCGCGTTCTTGCGCCATTCCACCCAACCCCTGAGCACCATCCTGGGGATCGCGTCCGTTTCCGGAATCCTCTGTGCTGGACAATTTCTGCTAGGTCGGCGCATCGGCGGCGCGGAACACGCCCTGGAAGCGGGCCAAAGCCTGGGGCAGAAAAACACCATGCTCACCTTGTGGCTGGGATTGGCCACTTTCGGGCCGCTCGCCGCGCTGGGTCCGGCCACCTACGTTCTGTGGCACAACCTCTGGAACGCCGCGCAGATGGCCAGATCGCGGTCCACTGTCAAGAAGTGACAAACGCCCGCGCGGCTTCGATGCGCAACGGCGCCTCGTGGAGGATGCCGCGCAACCGATCGTCATGGTGGAGACCCATCAATTCCCAGGCGGCCGTCGTTGGTGCTGTCAGGACAGGCTTCGGCACGGAAGCCGCCCCCAGGCTGGTGCAGAGAACGTTGGCGCAATGGACCGCCGAAGCCAAAGGGGCCATCGCTCCGGCCCGATCGGGCATGGTTCGCCACCGGATGCTTTCGCGAAGGGTATTGGGGAACTTCCACTTTTCGGCCAACACGGCGGCCAGTTCGCTGTCATCGAAACCCACCACCTGGCGTTCCACTTCCAAAAGCGGGATCCGCTTGTTGGCCGAGGCCTGGAGGCAGCCCGCGAACAGACGCGGCTCCGAAATCCACAAGAGCACCTTGCCGATGTCGTGCAGCAACCCGGAAACGAACGCCTCCTCCGGATCCGCTGTTCCCGAACGTTCCGCCAGAAGCTTGGCGATCCCGGCCACCGCTGCCGAGTGGACCCACAAGGTGTCCATCCGAAAGGCCTCGCTGGAGGCGGTTCCCTTGAAGGCTTCCAGCACGCTGGTGGAAAGCACCAGGTTCTTGATGGCGTTGAAGCCCAGGATGACGATTCCCTGGTTGATGGTGTGGATGCGCCCGGAATACCCGTAGAAAGGGCTGTTCACAAGCTTCAGCACCTTGCTGGAGATCGCTTGGTCTTGCTGGATGATCTGGGCGAGGTCGTCGGAAGATGTCTTGGGGTCTTCCATGCGCCGCGAAAGCTCGGTAAGCACCGTGGGCAGTGTGGGAATGCTCTTGACCTGCTGGGCCAGCGAATTTGCGGAAAGGGATTCAAGCGGCATCGGTTCGCTCCATCAAAAGCCGGCGCAACTGCTCCAGCTCCGCCGTGGCGCCCTTTTCCCCGAACATTTCCAGGATGCGGTCCTTTTCCAGCCCTTGCCTAGCCGTACGTTCTTCTTCCGTTTCGTTGCTTTCCACGGAAACCGCAGAGACTCCGCGCTGGAGAAATTGCTGGATATGCGAGTCTGTCAGCGGAACGCCTCCGGGAAGGAGCACCATTCCCTTGGCGTCGCGGACGGGATCCTGGGTCACCATGCCAGGTCGCAGAGCTTTGGTGGAAAACATCATGGAGCGAGTATACCATCATAGCGGCGGCGGAATGTAGATTTGCCCGGACCATGATTCCGGCCAACGTCGATCGGGTCCATCCCACCGAGGCGCAACCGGTTTCGTCGCGACCATTCCGATTCCGCGAACTTTCCCGTTCGAGGGGGGAAATGGTCTCATTCACGCCTGGGAACAGAACATGACCGACATCACCGAAGCACTCACCTTCGACGACGTGCTCCTCGTCCCCTCGTACAGCGAAGTCCTACCGGCCTATACCTCAGTGGCCACGGAGTTGTTCCCGGGTTTTTCCCTGAACATCCCCATCCTCAGCGCCCCCATGGATACCGTGACTCGCGCCGAGCTGGCCATCGCATTGGCCTGCCAAGGTGGCTTGGGTGTGATCCACAAGAACCTCAAACCCGCAGAGCAAGCCGCGGATGTGGTGCGGGTGAAGCGCTGGCAGTCGGGCGTGGTGGATCACCCCGTCACGCTCTCGCCGGAAGACCCCATCCAAAAGGCCTTCGAGATCATGGCCACCCGCAAGATCTCCGGGTTCCCGGTCTGCGACGCCTCCGGCAAGCTGGTGGGGATCCTGACCAATCGCGACCTGCGCCTGTCCAAGCGGCAGGGTGGGAATGTCCGCGAGTTGATGACTTCCCAGAACCTGGTGACGGCCTCCCCCGGCGTCACCCTGGAAAAGGCCCGCGAGCTGTTGCACAGCCATCGCATCGAAAAACTGCCGTTGGTGGACAAGAAGGGCGTTCTGAAGGGACTGATCACCTTCACGGACATCAACAAGCGCGTGGACTTCCCGCAATCCCTTCTGGACGACAAGGGACGCTTGCGGGTAGGAGCGGCGATCGGGGTCGGCCCCGATTCCGTGGAGCGCGCCGAGGCCTTGGCTGAGGCCGGGGTGGATCTGCTCACGGTGGACACCGCCCATGGCCATTCCAAGGGCGTGATCGACATGGTCAAGGTTCTGAAAAAGCGCTGGCCCTCCATCGCTGTGGTGGCCGGCAACGTGGTCACCCCGGAAGCCGTCACGGCCCTGGCCAAGGCCGGCGCCGATGTGGTCAAGGTGGGCATCGGCCCGGGTTCGATCTGCACCACACGGGTGGTAGCCGGGGTGGGATACCCTCAACTTTCTGCCGTGCTGGCTTGCTCTCCGGCCGCGAAAAAGGCGGGCGTGGGGCTGATCGCCGACGGCGGCATCAAGTACTCCGGCGACGTGGCCAAGGCACTGGCGGCCGGCGCCAACGCCGTCATGATGGGCTCCATCTTCGCGGGAACGGATGAATCCCCCGGCGAAATCGTCCTGCTGGAAGGCCGCTCCTACAAGAGCTACCGCGGCATGGGGTCGCTGGGCGCCATGCAGGAAGGCTCCAAGGACAGGTACTTCCAATCGGACGTCACCGATGCCCGCAAGTTCGTGCCGGAAGGCATCGAAGGCCAAGTGGCCTACCGCGGACCTTTGCGGGACACCGTGCACCAATTGGTGGGAGGTTTGCGCACGTCGTTGCACTATTGCGGGGCATCCTCCATTGCGGAACTGCACAAGAAGGCGAAGTTCGTGCGCATCACCGGCGCGGGGTTGCGCGAAAGCCACCCCCACGACGTGCAGATCACCAAGGAAGCCCCGAACTACCATCCAGGAACCTGATGGAGGCCTGGGCACCGTCCTGGATCCCTCCTCTGATGGGAAACCCCGTCCCGCTGGGACGGACGCTTTTCCTTTCCGACCTCCATCTGGGCATGGGACGGGACGAACCGTCGCGGAGAGCGGACCTGGCCACTCTCCTGGAGAAGGCACCGGGAAACGTCGACGATCTCGTGCTGGGCGGGGACGTGTTCGAATTCTGGTGGGAGTGGCGCCACGCCCTTCCCCGAGGCTTCGACGACATGCTTGACAGATTCCGTGCATTGTCGGATTCCGGCGTTGGGCTGCACCTGATCGCCGGAAACCACGATTTCGCCATCGGACAGGGCCTCGCCTCGCGGTGCGGGGCCACCGTCCATCCCGACGGCCTGCTCGGATGCTCCGACGGCGCCGACTGGCTTCTCCTGCACGGCGACGCGTCGACTCCCGCCGAACGCGCCGATCGGATCCTGCGGAGGGTCCTTCGTTCCAAAATCTGTCAATCCTTGTGGAACCTCCTGCCCTGCGACGTTTCCTTCCCCCTGGCTCTGGGCGTGGGAAAAGGAACGCGCTCGCTCGACAAGGGCATTTCGGCCCATACCCTGGCGATGGAGCCGACCATGCGGGGATGGATGCGAAGGTGGGGACTCGCGGGCGTGGTCCATGGCCACAGCCACCGACCACTGCTGACCAACGGCCCCGAAGGGATCTACATCAACAACGGCGACTGGGTGCGCGGACGCTGGGCTGCGTGGTTTTGCGGCAAAAAGGCCGGACTGGTCGACTGCACCCAAAAGGAACTTCCATGGCCATCGAGCACCTGATCTTCCCTTCCGGACCTTTGGGGACCAACTCGGCCCTGATCTGGTGCGACCGCACGCACGAAGGAATTCTGGTGGACCCGGGAGGCGAGCCCGAAGAAATCCTCGATCTGGCCTTGGCGCGGGGTGTTTGCATCCGCAACATCCTGGTGACCCATGCCCACCCGGACAATGTGGCCGCCCTTCCCATGGTGCGCGACGAGACCGCCAGCGGAGTTTCGCTGCACCGGGCGGATCTTCCCTTGTGGGAGGCGATGGGCGAGCTCTGCGGCGAGTTGGGCATGCTCGTGCCCGAGCTTCCGGAGGTGGACGAATATCTCTTCGATGGCCATATCGTGGCTTTCGGCAAGGAAAAGGTGGAGATCATCCATCTTCCGGGACATTCCCCCGGCCACTCGGGGATCATCGTGCGTTCGGCGGGATTTTGCATGATCGGCGACTGCTGCTTTGCCACGGCCACCGGTCGCACCGATCTTTGGGGCGGGGACGAGCACGAGCAGGAACGGACATTGGCCAAATTGGAGACCTTCGACCCCGACTGGAGCCTGATTGGAGGCCACGGCCCCGCCTTTTCCGTCGGCGATCTTGCCAGGGCCCGCCGCATGAAAAGCACCAACATCTGATGGGGATCGCCACCACGATGGAACGTGGGACAACTGCCCCATGGTCCAGGCCCCTCGGATGCAGTACTATTTGGACAGATGACCAACCGGCCTACAGAGGCTGTCCAGTGGAAACGCAAGATCGCCGTGGCGCTGCGCTACCGTCGGGAACAGGACACGGCTCCCGTCGTGGTGGCCGGAGGCTCTGGGCTCGTGGCGGAGAAAATACTGGACACGGCTCGCGAGCATTCCATTCCCGTCCATGAAGACGCCGCCCTGGCCTATTCCCTTGGTCGTGTGGGAGTGGAACAACCGGTCCCTCCGGAGCTGTACCAGGCGGTCGCGGAAGTGATCGCCTTCGTCTACCGACTCCATCCAGCCGGAGCCAAGCCTTGAGCGGCGCCGTCGATCCCACCTTCGATCTGGTCGAGACGTTCAATATCGTCCTTTGGTTTCTGCCCTTGCCCTTCTTGGGGTTGGCGCTGTCCGATCGAGGCCGCCGCTGGTGGCCAGGCTGGACCATGGTGGCCACCATGTTCCTGCTGGTTTCCCTGGAGGTGAGCTCGCAGATCGCGGGCAGATGGCTTGGCGACCTGGATCGGTTCCATCCGATCTGGAGGTTCCTCGGCGGTGCGATCCTGCTGGTGGTGCTGTCGGAAGGATCCAGTCGAACCGGATGGGGTACCCGTGGCTCCCGGGTGCAGATCCGGCGATTCCTGGGAATGTCCTTGTTGCCTGCCGGCGTCCTGAGCGCACTTCTGCTGGGAAGGGTTTCTCCGGCCATGTCCACCTTGCCTGCATGGGTCTGCTTGGCGGCCTTCGAAACCTTCGCCATCATGACCGCTCCGGTGCGTTGGGTCCGATGGATGCGCATCGTCGCGGCGAGCCTGCTGGCCGTCTCGCTCCTTCGCGAACCATTCTGGCTGCCATTTTCTGTCCTGATCACCCTCTTGACGGCCACCCAGGCGCTTTCGCACATCCGCCAGGACAATCGCCTCCGGCTTTTGCGGGCCAGAGAAGCCTTGCAACCAAAAGCCATCCAGGACCTGTTGGCGCAAACGACCGGCCCCAGGCTCTCCCGCGACGACGAATCCCTCCCGGTCGATCGATTGGACGCCCTGTTGGGCTTTGCCATGCAAAGCACGGGCTCGGTGGGTGGGGCGATCTTCCTGTACATCGAAACGCCCGTTTCCGGCGTGGGGACGCTCTCCAGACGACTCGAATGCGTGGTCGCCAAAGGAAGCCTGCGCGATTGCCTCCACTCCAACGACGCCTCCTTGGGCGCACAAGCCCTGGTTTCGTTTCTGCCCTCCACCATGACCTCCAAGGTCCTGCGCGCTTCCGAACCGACCATCGCCTACGCCCTTTCCGCCCTCAAGGCCCCGAAGCTCGCCGCGGCGCCGCTGCGCAGCCAAGGCCGTCCGTTGGGGCTGGTGGTGCTTTCTCCGCCCACCTCCCGCGACGATTTCAGCCCCAGCGACTTGCACATCCTGGACTTCCTGTCCCAGCAGGCGGTGTTCAGCCTCAATTACGAGGCTGTCTACCACAAGCTCATGGAAGACTCCCGTCTGGCCCGCGAATTCGAAATCGCCGCCCGGATCCAGACGAGCCTGCTCCCCCGGGAAATGCCCAAGGTGCCAGGGCTTGCGCTGAGCGCCAAGGTGATCCCCGCCCGCGAAGTCGGGGGGGACTACTACGATCTTCTGCCGCTGCCCGACGACAAACTCGCCGTTGTGATCGGCGATGTGTCCGGAAAAGGTCTGCCGGCCGGCATGATCATGCTGATCGTGCGAACCACCATCCACTTGTTGGTGGATGCCGATCCCCAGGGCAACCCGGCTCAACTCCTGCGTTCCTTGGAGGAGAAACTCGCGCCCCAGCTGGATGCGCTGACCTTCATGACCTTCCTCGCCCTGCGTTGGAGCGCTCGCGATCGGATTCTCACCTGGTCCGGCGCCGGACACGAACACATCCTTTGGCGGTCGGCTTTGGACGGGAAAATCCACCGGATCAAGACCGGCGGCTTGGCTTTGGGGCTGCAGAGAGACCACTTCCTGCCTCGCGAGGAGCGCAAACTGATGCTCTCCGAAGGGGATGTCATCTTGCTGTACACCGACGGCGTGATCGAGTGTCGCGGACCCGATGGAACCGCCTGGGGCCTGGCCAGGCTGGAAGAATCCATGGAGCGCCACCACAGCCAAACACCGGAAGAACTCCTGGAAGGCATCCTCTCCGACCTGGATCGATTCCGCCAAAACATCCTTCCTTCTGACGACAGAACGCTGCTTGTCATGAAGGCAAGCTGAAAAACCGGACCAACCGCTTTACCTTTACACCATGCAACAAGCACTCGAACTCAAGATCCTTGCCGTCGCAGGCCATCCCGACGCCAGGATTCTTCGTCTAACCGGCGAATTCGACGCCTCTGCCGTGGAGCAGGCCTTGGAAGAGGTCACGGCTCTTCTAGACGCCGGAGTTCGGCATCTGATCTGCGATTGCAAGGATCTGCGCTACGTCAACAGCACGGGTCTGGGAGTCATCCTCCACTTCAGCCGGGTCACGCGCGAGCGTGGCGGCTCCTTCCGGTTGTGTCAAGTTTCGGAGCCGGTCTACGAGATCATCGAGATCATCGGGGCCACCACCTTGCTGGAATTGCACGACTCGGTCGAAGACGCTCTGGTCACGTTGACCTGATATCCCGACCTGGATGGGGAGACGAGAATTGCACCGCTTTTCTCCCAACCATGTCTTTGCTAACTTGGACGATCTCCGTCAAGGAACCAAACCTCTTTCCAGTCGATTTCTCTGGGAGAACTGAATGCGCCTTCATCGAATCCTACCCATCGCCGGTCTCGCGTTCCTGGCTTCCTGCGCCGGGAACACACCAGAACCACCTCAGGCCTTGGCCACGTGGAAGGGTGGACTGCTCACACCAGAACGCTGGTCGGCATGGAAGGCCAATTCCGCCCCGCCAGGCACGCCACAGGACGAAGTCCGCGTGTTCCAGGATTACCTCCGGACGGAACTTGACGCCAAGGCCGCCGAGGAGCTCGGATTGATGTCCGACAGCCTGAAGGCCAAACGGTGGGCCAGCATCGAAAAGCGCATCATGATGGACATGATCAACCGCGAGTACCTGCGCAAGCAGTACGGTATCCCGGATTCCGCCATCACGGCTTGGGTCTCCAAGCAAAAAGATTCGGTCAAGGCACTGCCCAGCGACACGCTTCGCGCCCGGGCGGCACACGCCATCCTGCTGGAAGGTGCGAACCTCGACAGCGTCTACAAGGCCAATCTCGCCAGTTTCCGCAAGGATTCCACACACACCCTGCCCAAGGACAGCGTCAAATCCCAGCTGGAAGAAATGGTCGTGCAGGCACGGGGCCAGGAACGCATGAGCGCGTTCGTTCCCAACCTCCGCACCCGTTACAACGTCCAGCTGATCAAGGCCCAGCGTCCCGCGGTTCCCAGGGACACGTTGCTCGCCTACTGGAAGTCCAATCCGGAAGCTTGGATGACCAATACCATCTACAAGCTCGCCGCCTTGGGATCCCGCGACAGCGCCAAGCTCGCCAAAGCTCGTGCACAGGTGAAGGACCAAGCGGGCTTCCAAGCCCTCGCAGGCCAATTCCCGGTCGGCAATCCTGTCGCCCCCGCCGGTCTTCTGGGTCGGGTCAAGAGCCAGTTCGCCCTCCCCTACGGCGTCGGCATGATTCCTGAATTGTTTCCGCTCCTGGAAACCATCAAGGTCGGCTCTGCCACCCCGGTCTTCCGCTACAACGACACGATATACATGACCGCCTGGCTGGAATCGAAGGACACCGGGTCCCTCAAGCCGTTTGAAAAGGTGGAATCCGAAGTGGCGAAAAGCTACGAGGCCAACCGTCCCTGGACCCCGTCGGCCAAGACAGCTCTTGTCACTTGGGACAAGGGAGCGATGTTCACTCGCGGCGATGTGGATTTCATCTCCGAAGAAATCCCCGCCAACATCAAGCGTCAGTTCCCCGCCGAGCGCGTGCTCGACTTCATGATCAATTGGGAAGTCAACAATCGCTTCGCCGTCGAGTCCGGCTTGGCCAATCGCGAGTCCTTCAAGTCCGCCGCTCAGGACAACCGCAAGGTCTTCTGGGCTCAGGAATTCCGCTCCTCGCGCGACGCCCAGATGTACTACTTCACCAGCGCGGAAGCCAATTTCGCGCTGAGTTCCTGGAAGACTCGCCTGGGCAACATGCCCGTCGACTCCTCCAACGGCGTCAACCGCGACGGCGCCAAGCTGGCGTTGCTGGGCGCCAACGATCTGGACGAAGCTTACAAGGTCGGCATCGATCGTTTCTATGTGGACTCCGTCTTGACTCCCGTGGATTCCGCGCGCAAGACCCTGTTCGCCGATCTGCGCCCCGACCTCGAAGCCCGCGGCCGCAAGCGCATCGACTCCATCCACAAGGCGAAGTTCGAACTTCGCCTGTTCCCGGCAGCCCCCCAGGCCGTCCAGTACCCCGCCGCCATCGCCTACGATTCGGCCAGAGCCAACCACGACCGCCGCGCTTTGGGCAAGGCGGAGGAACTCTATCGCGAAGTGGAAACCAACGCGTCGGCTCCTGACTCCCTGCGGGCCCAGGCTCTGTTCCAGATCGGGCAATTGTTCGGCGAACAGCAGTACTACAACAAGAGCTTGGAAGCCTATCGTTCCGTTCTGCAGCGCTTCCCCAAGTCCGGCGAAGCCTACAAAGCCCAGTTCATGATCGCCTTCACCTTGAGCGAATACCTCAAGACGGAGAAGCGTGCGTTGGTGGAATACCGCACCATGCTCGCCAAGTACCCCAAGAGCGACTTGGCCGACGACGCCGATTGGATGATCCGCAACATCGAGTCGGGCGGCGCCCTGATGCCCAAGTTCGACGACTCCGCCTTCGTCGCGGATTCTGTCCGTCGCGCGGATTCCGCCGCCAAGGCAACCAAGGCTTCGGCCCCGAAGGTGGAAGCAGCCAAGGTCGCGCCAGCCAAGAAGGACTCGGTCAAGGTTGTAGCCCCGAAGAAGGACACAGCAAAGGCAGTGGCTCCGAAGGCCGCCGCGGCGAAGAAGGATTCCGTCAAGGTCGTGCCAGCCAAGAAGGACTCGGTCAAGGTTGTAGCCCCGAAGAAGGACACAGCAAAGGCAGTGGCTCCGAAGGCCGCCGTCGTGAAGAAAGATTCCGTCAAGGTCGCACCGGCCAAGAAGGACACCATCAAGGCCACCGCTCCTAAGGCGGTCCGTTGAAGTCCACGCTTCCCAGCTCCAGGAGAATCGGGAGGACGATCGTTTTCGTCCTCCTCGGTTTGGTCGTCGGAGGATTCGTCGGCGAAATTCTGGCCATCAGCACTGCGTATCTGGGCGAATGGCTCGGACTGGGAAGCGAAAACGTGGTGTATTTGCTGTTGCGGAAATTCGGGGCGATCGATGCCGGGTTCGGCTTGCCGCCCTCCTCGGAATTCGTCCTGGATTTGTTCATCGTCAAGATCAAACTCGGCTTGGCTCTGAAGCTCAATATCGGCTGCATTCCGGGATTGGTCTTTTCCCTTTATCTGGAAAAATGGTCCCGTTAGGGGTCATTGGAGATTCGTGATGCCCACCCTCACGCTGCACGGAGCCCGAGAACGCCTTTCGCAGGGCGAAACGAGCGAATCCCTGGTTTCCAAGGCGCTTGACGCCGCGAAATCCTCCACCAACGGGGCATTCAATACCTTGGACGAATCCCGATCGCTGGAGCGCGCCCGGGAAGCGGACCTGGCCCGCAAGGCAGGCAAGGCATCGGGACCTCTGGCGGGAATCCCCATCGCCGTGAAGGACAATATCTGCACCGAGGGAATGCGGACCACCTGCGGCTCCAAGATCCTCGATCGCTTCAAGCCCCCCTACTCCGCCACCGCGGTGGAACGTCTGGAATCCGCCGGCGCCATCATCATTGGCAAGACGGCCATGGACGAGTTCGGAATGGGCTCGACCAGCGAATCCAACGCCTTCGGTGTGGTTCGCAATCCAGCGGATCCAACACGCACCCCTGGCGGGTCGTCTGGTGGGTCGGCCGTGGCGGTTGCGGAAGGCACCGTGGCGGTTGCGCTCGGCTCCGATACCGGCGGCTCCATCCGTCTACCAGCCAGCTTCTGCGGCGTGGTCGGTCTCAAGCCCACCTATGGCCGCGTCTCGCGTTATGGATTGATCGCCTACGCATCTTCGCTGGATCAAATCGGTCCTTTCGCGACCAACGTTTCGGATGCTGCGGAAATCCTTTCGCTGATTGCCGGAGCCGATGATCGCGACAATACTTCCGCGCGTTTGGATGTCCCCGATTTCACGGGCGTTCTGAACCAGGGCGTTGCTGGACTTCGCGTGGGAATCCCTGCCGAATATTGGGGCGAAGGATTGGACCCGCAGGTGAAGGCCTCGCTGGAAGACGGCGTTCGTCGGCTGACCGATGCCGGTGCGATCGTGGTTCCGGTCAATTTGCCGTCCACCAAGTATGCGGTCTCGGCCTATTACATCATCGCCATGGCGGAGGCCAGTTCCAATCTGAGCCGATTCGATGGCGTCCGGTATACCGGTCGCACCGAAGGCGCGAAATCCCTTCTGGACATGTATTCGCGCACACGTTCCGAATTGTTCGGTCAAGAAGTGCAGCGTCGTATCCTTTTGGGAACATTCGTCTTGTCATCCGGGTACTACGACGCGTATTATGCTAAAGCACAGAGGATCCGCGAACTGATTCGTCGCGAATTCCAGGACGCTTTCCGGCATTGCGATCTTCTGGCAGCTCCCACGGCCCCCACCACGGCCTGGAAGCTTGGCGAAAAACTCGAGGACCCACTGGCCATGTACCTCTCCGACATCGACACCATCGCCGTCAATCTCGCCGGACTCCCCGGCTTGGTGGTCCCGGTATCGCCTGTCGCAGGGCTTCCTGTCGGGCTCCAGCTGATCGCCCCCGCCTTCCAAGAGGCCTCTCTGATCCGCGCCGGCCGCGCGCTCGAAAAAGCGGGCGATTGATGCGTCTGGGCTTCGCACTGCTCCTTTTGGCATTCGTCGCGACGGATGCCGAAGCACGGAAGACCAGAGCGAAGAAGCCTAAGTACTCCCGGGACCAGGTCCGCACGGAATCCCTCGCCGCCTGGCCGGGCCGGGCCGAAGCCGATTCCCGTCCCCAGCCTGTCGGGGTGCCGGAAATTGACCGCCTGCTCGCCGACCGCCCCTGCATCGGGGTGTCCGTCAACGAGCCGGAAATCGAACTGGTGGAGCGCTCCCTCTCCAAGGAAGACCGTCCCAAAGGCATTTCCTCCGCCTTCCTGGGCACTTTGGATCCGGTCCAGAAGATCCGCGCCGTGGCGGAGCCTTTGCTTGGCTCGCCGTACCGCAGTGGCGGGGACAACACCAGCGGCATCGACTGCTCCGGGTTCGTTCTCACCGTTCTGAAGGGGCTCGGACAGGACATCCAAGGCAGATCCTCGGGCGAGTTCTGGAAACAGGGCAGCCCTGTGGACAAAAATCGTCTCCAAACCGGCGACCTGTTGTTCTTCTCCGACCACACCCGTTCGATCGGACACGTCGCCATCTATCTGGCGGATGGGAAATTCGTCCACGCCACCACAGGCAAGGGCGTGATCGTCTCCCACCTGGGCGAGAAGTACTACGTGGCCCACTACAAGGGCGCCAAGCGCCTCCAGGGCTTCCTGGAACGACTCTCGGACGAACCCGGCCCGCTCGCCTCCCGCTAGTCGCCTAGCTGCGTGGAAAGTGTTTGAGCGTGGTACCTACTCGCTCCCCCACTCGGACGGTCGGCACGGTCTTTAGGGGATCTAGGATGATTCCGGATTGAAGCATCCGGAATCATTGCTAACTTTAGGAAGCTTCGGCAGCGACGCCGACCTACCACATCCCTCATTGATTGGACCAGGAATACATGGCTATCAAGATTGGCATCAACGGATTCGGACGCATTGGCCGCATGGTTTTCCGCGC
This DNA window, taken from Fibrobacterota bacterium, encodes the following:
- a CDS encoding C40 family peptidase produces the protein MRLGFALLLLAFVATDAEARKTRAKKPKYSRDQVRTESLAAWPGRAEADSRPQPVGVPEIDRLLADRPCIGVSVNEPEIELVERSLSKEDRPKGISSAFLGTLDPVQKIRAVAEPLLGSPYRSGGDNTSGIDCSGFVLTVLKGLGQDIQGRSSGEFWKQGSPVDKNRLQTGDLLFFSDHTRSIGHVAIYLADGKFVHATTGKGVIVSHLGEKYYVAHYKGAKRLQGFLERLSDEPGPLASR